A stretch of Malus sylvestris chromosome 11, drMalSylv7.2, whole genome shotgun sequence DNA encodes these proteins:
- the LOC126590816 gene encoding histone H2A variant 1-like produces MAGKGGKGLIAAKTTAANKDKEKEKDKKRPVSRSSRAGIQFPVGRIHRQLKQRIAAHGRVGATAAVYLASILEYLTAEVLELAGNASKDLKVKRITPRHLQLAIRGDEELDTLIKGTIAGGGVIPHIHKSLINKTSKE; encoded by the exons ATGGCGGGCAAAGGCGGGAAGGGGCTTATTGCAGCGAAAACCACAGCGGctaacaaggacaaagaaaaggagaagGACAAGAAGAGGCCTGTTTCTCGTTCATCTCGCGCTGGTATCCAG TTTCCGGTGGGTCGAATTCATAGGCAGCTGAAACAGCGAATTGCTGCTCATGGCCGTGTTGGTGCCACTGCTGCTGTGTACTTGGCCTCAATCCTCGAGTACCTAACTGCTGAGGTTCTTGAGTTGGCCGGGAATGCTAGCAAGGATCTCAAGGTCAAGAGAATCACACCCAGGCATCTGCAACTAGCCATCAGGGGAGATGAGGAGCTGGACACTCTGATCAAGGGAACCATTGCTGGCGGTGGTGTCATCCCCCACATCCACAAGTCCCTCATCAACAAGACTTCCAAGGAGTAA
- the LOC126588313 gene encoding beta-carotene isomerase D27, chloroplastic-like isoform X1, with amino-acid sequence MEASHFLQSRSFVTTTLAQPRHVHEHKLRRCSIVAVLTTPVENMNIATDTRPADAAVEGKRVYKDNWFDRMAINHLSQNVQAATGLRNNKSGYESLVKAATVASRKFNPAKQRELVLQALDTAFPKPVFSLLRTILPDSKFAREYFAVFTTIFFAWLVGPCEVKELELNGRKEKNVVYIKKCRFLEETNCVGMCLNMCKVPSQSFIKTSLGTPVNMVPNFDDMSCEMIFGQDPPDISNDPALKQPCYKLCNTSNIDHFTRLYYLRTLICSIIYLMHN; translated from the exons atgGAAGCATCACATTTTCTACAAAGCAGGAGTTTTGTAACAACAACCCTGGCTCAACCAAGGCATGTACATGAACACAAGCTACGGCGTTGTTCGATCGTCGCGGTGCTTACAACGCCGGTGGAGAACATGAACATAGCAACAGACACAAGACCGGCAGATGCTGCAGTAGAAGGGAAAAGAGTTTACAAAGATAACTGGTTCGACCGAATGGCCATTAATCATCTGTCTCAGAATGTCCAAGCTGCAACAG GGTTGAGAAACAATAAGAGCGGGTATGAAAGCTTGGTTAAGGCAGCAACAGTTGCATCCAGGAAGTTTAATCCAGCAAAACAGAGAGAACTAGTTCTTCAAGCTCTTGATACTGCCTTCCCAAAGCCAGTATTTTCCTTG CTTAGAACAATCCTACCTGACTCGAAATTTGCCAGGGAATACTTCGCAGTCTTCACCACCATCTTCTTTGCCTGGTTGGTGGGACCCTGTGAG GTAAAGGAATTGGAGCTCAatggaagaaaagagaaaaatgtaGTGTACATCAAGAAGTGCAG GTTTTTGGAGGAAACCAATTGTGTAGGGATGTGCCTTAATATGTGCAAGGTGCCATCTCAAAGCTTCATCAAGACTTCCCTTGGAACTCCTGTCAACATGGTTCCAA ATTTTGATGATATGAGCTGTGAGATGATATTTGGTCAGGACCCTCCAGACATATCCAACGATCCAGCACTCAAGCAACCATGCTACAAACTATGTAATACTTCAAACATTGATCACTTTACTCGGTTGTattacctacgtaccctaataTGCAGCATCATATATCTCATGCATAACTGA
- the LOC126588313 gene encoding beta-carotene isomerase D27, chloroplastic-like isoform X2 produces the protein MNIATDTRPADAAVEGKRVYKDNWFDRMAINHLSQNVQAATGLRNNKSGYESLVKAATVASRKFNPAKQRELVLQALDTAFPKPVFSLLRTILPDSKFAREYFAVFTTIFFAWLVGPCEVKELELNGRKEKNVVYIKKCRFLEETNCVGMCLNMCKVPSQSFIKTSLGTPVNMVPNFDDMSCEMIFGQDPPDISNDPALKQPCYKLCKVNKRHNSNDCSK, from the exons ATGAACATAGCAACAGACACAAGACCGGCAGATGCTGCAGTAGAAGGGAAAAGAGTTTACAAAGATAACTGGTTCGACCGAATGGCCATTAATCATCTGTCTCAGAATGTCCAAGCTGCAACAG GGTTGAGAAACAATAAGAGCGGGTATGAAAGCTTGGTTAAGGCAGCAACAGTTGCATCCAGGAAGTTTAATCCAGCAAAACAGAGAGAACTAGTTCTTCAAGCTCTTGATACTGCCTTCCCAAAGCCAGTATTTTCCTTG CTTAGAACAATCCTACCTGACTCGAAATTTGCCAGGGAATACTTCGCAGTCTTCACCACCATCTTCTTTGCCTGGTTGGTGGGACCCTGTGAG GTAAAGGAATTGGAGCTCAatggaagaaaagagaaaaatgtaGTGTACATCAAGAAGTGCAG GTTTTTGGAGGAAACCAATTGTGTAGGGATGTGCCTTAATATGTGCAAGGTGCCATCTCAAAGCTTCATCAAGACTTCCCTTGGAACTCCTGTCAACATGGTTCCAA ATTTTGATGATATGAGCTGTGAGATGATATTTGGTCAGGACCCTCCAGACATATCCAACGATCCAGCACTCAAGCAACCATGCTACAAACTAT GCAAAGTAAATAAAAGGCACAACAGTAATGACTGCTCCAAGTAA
- the LOC126591472 gene encoding protein LONGIFOLIA 1-like: protein MTTGRMVQEQNLEKQIEKQMGCMAGFLQIFDRHQLLNGKRLYSTKRLPPSATVVSSPESESAMSPEISKELEKQPQNKTAPSPDRSKQSPSPTKDLRSPSPETRAPPSPEPHPKSPLPLPVFEFKEGTRSSWKFSREAPRLSLDSRATVDAKGSLYPREIRTNAAILTAGRSSADGGSDSDKQHRSPSVIARLMGLEPLQQSDPEPVKLRRSSSESRVNRDLNQYRFVDGNNYQQKQPPPQNVQSHNFSGNVGKDDRSSNRGSYPRQPDPKNNAKAQSKGMAQRKCFFNSADFFPEPKQRASVYNEIEKRLKMRGIDEPSKDLETLKEIFEALQLKGLLRSRKAANQINSRNFFYDRSFQSPIVVMKPSISPSSVHRAARFGNDSPPPNSGFRSRAGVRRNGEVSPAVSPRRDRPENARSQTRGRSPAAREGGVRSPSRRGGPLSIETQRKGNDSVEQRRVSPVHSPKVSSRRPDQTPTNRSPRYIKKPTVEIALSEEKVFHRAEDESSTTMSESGIRNRTSSQADTERWKAEEYKEGRSLLERCDKLLHSIAELQPSPVSVLDSSFYKDESSPSPVMKRSIDFKVEMEDIWGEAMSGTESESEDSDFVYVSEILQASTYLPEDSDIFLLLEKKQHFKGKETSKESTLERRIIFDTVTEILDRNRHLPPWKAVSWQTSLPETWSEFKRIRERDDSEDLFEVICGMLKKDLAGDAINGWGGCSIEMSDAVLDIERLIFKDLIGETIRDLAAFPTSYIKVSAPCRKLVF, encoded by the exons atgacgacTGGAAGAATGGTGCAAGAACAGAACCTGGAGAAGCAGATAGAGAAACAGATGGGGTGCATGGCTGGCTTCCTCCAGATCTTCGATCGCCACCAGCTTCTCAACGGAAAACGACTCTACTCCACCAAACGCCTCCCTCCCTCGGCG ACGGTGGTTTCGTCGCCAGAGTCGGAGTCGGCCATGTCGCCGGAGATATCCAAAGAATTGGAAAAACAACCGCAGAACAAGACGGCACCGTCTCCGGACCGATCGAAGCAATCTCCATCTCCGACGAAGGATCTCCGATCTCCATCACCAGAAACTCGCGCTCCCCCGTCACCGGAACCTCATCCGAAATCTCCTCTTCCGCTTCCAGTTTTCGAATTCAAAGAAGGAACGAGGTCCTCGTGGAAGTTCTCCAGAGAAGCGCCTAGGCTCTCACTGGATAGCAGAGCCACCGTCGACGCCAAGGGAAGCCTATACCCGAGGGAGATCCGAACAAACGCCGCCATACTAACCGCCGGTCGGAGCTCAGCCGACGGAGGAAGCGATAGCGACAAGCAACACCGATCACCGAGCGTTATCGCTAGGCTAATGGGACTCGAACCGTTGCAGCAGTCGGATCCGGAACCGGTTAAGCTCCGGAGATCTTCGTCCGAATCCAGAGTGAACCGAGACCTGAACCAGTACCGGTTCGTCGACGGTAACAATTACCAGCAGAAGCAACCGCCGCCACAGAATGTGCAGAGCCATAATTTCTCCGGCAATGTAGGCAAAGACGACCGGAGCTCCAATCGGGGTTCCTATCCGAGGCAGCCGGATCCGAAGAACAATGCGAAGGCTCAGAGCAAAGGAATGGCGCAGAGAAAGTGCTTCTTCAACTCGGCGGACTTCTTCCCCGAGCCGAAGCAGAGAGCCTCCGTTTACAACGAGATTGAGAAGCGGTTGAAGATGCGAGGAATCGACGAGCCGTCGAAAGATTTGGAGACGTTGAAGGAAATCTTCGAAGCTCTGCAGCTCAAAGGCCTCCTGCGCTCCAGGAAAGCTGCCAATCAGATTAATTCCAGAAACTTCTTCTACGATCGGAGCTTCCAGTCGCCGATCGTAGTGATGAAGCCGTCCATATCGCCGAGCTCGGTTCACCGCGCGGCCAGATTCGGAAACGACTCGCCGCCGCCAAATTCGGGATTTAGGTCGAGAGCCGGAGTTCGCCGAAACGGCGAGGTATCACCTGCGGTGAGTCCTAGGCGCGACCGGCCGGAGAATGCACGGAGCCAGACTAGAGGGAGGAGTCCTGCCGCGCGAGAGGGCGGCGTGAGGAGTCCGAGTCGGAGAGGAGGACCGTTATCGATCGAAACGCAGCGGAAGGGGAATGATTCGGTGGAGCAGAGGAGAGTATCTCCGGTGCATTCTCCTAAAGTCAGTTCGAGAAGACCAGATCAAACGCCCACGAATCGATCTCCCAGGTACATTAAGAAACCAACGGTTGAGATTGCTCTAAGTGAGGAAAAGGTGTTCCATCGGGCGGAGGACGAATCGTCCACCACCATGTCAGAGAGCGGCATTAGGAACAGAACCTCGTCACAAGCCGACACAGAG AGGTGGAAGGCGGAAGAGTACAAAGAAGGGAGGAGTTTGTTGGAGAGGTGTGATAAGTTGCTTCACAGCATAGCTGAGTTGCAACCGAGTCCTGTCTCGGTTCTCGACTCGTCGTTTTACAAGGACGAATCGTCGCCTTCGCCTGTCATGAAACGCAGCATTGATTTCAAAG TTGAAATGGAGGACATATGGGGGGAGGCAATGTCGGGCACTGAGTCCGAATCCGAAGACAGCGATTTCGTCTACGTATCGGAGATCTTGCAGGCTTCCACTTACTTACCGGAAGACTCCGACATTTTCCTATTACTAGAAAAGAAGCAACATTTCAAGGGAAAAGAGACCTCCAAAGAGTCAACACTCGAGAGAAGGATCATTTTCGACACCGTCACCGAAATTCTAGACCGAAACCGTCACTTGCCGCCGTGGAAGGCGGTCTCGTGGCAGACTTCCTTGCCCGAAACTTGGTCCGAGTTTAAGAGAATCCGGGAGAGGGACGACTCCGAGGACTTGTTCGAGGTCATATGCGGGATGTTGAAAAAGGACCTTGCCGGCGACGCGATCAACGGATGGGGAGGTTGCTCCATCGAAATGTCCGACGCCGTTTTGGACATCGAACGGCTCATTTTCAAGGACTTGATCGGGGAAACGATCCGAGATCTCGCCGCTTTTCCCACCAGTTATATCAAAGTTTCGGCGCCTTGTAGGAAGTTGGTCTTCTAA